The window GCTTGAGTGGGTGCCATTGTTGACTCATCCCAAATGATTATTCTGGCTTTCTTTATGTTTTTTGCATCTTGGGAATTGAGGCGCATGTTAGACACGGAGGTTTCAAGTATTGGTACTGGCAGTTTGAATTGTGAGTGATATGTCCTGCCGCCTTGCAGAAGGTTTGCTGCTATTCCTGTGGAGGCTACAGGGAGCGCGATTTCATTCTGGCTGCGAATTGTGCTGAGTATGGTTCTGTATAAGTATGTCTTTCCACTCCCTCCTGGGCCGTCCAAGAAAAAGCATCGGTGTTGTAGCTCATCGTTTTGGCTAGCTGTTATAATTTCTTCCATGGCTGTTCTTTGTTCATCATTGAGGGTGTTTGACATCTGTTCTGCGGTTTGTTGTTCATAGGCTTGGTTGTACACATCGTTAAGGTGTTCTATATTATGTATGTTGTATGTAAAGCCGTAGTCTGTGCATTTCTTTCCATGGATTGTTAATATTTTTGAAATGTCTTGGAGGGCAAGGTCACGACAGACTGTGCATTCTTTATTGTGCTGTTGGTGTTTATGGACATAATCTTCAATGAGGTATGGTTCATATTTTGTGAATAGCTCCTGCATGTTCTGGAGGGATGCAAAGACGCAGATGTAGGCAAAGAGTTCTCTGATTTGCGTGGGCATGTTGTATTGTGCTGCATCTTCAAGTGTACTATCCCAGATCTTTTCATCGTTTATGAGGCCTCTCGTTTTTGCTGCTTCTTGGAAAGTTGGATATTCAATGCCATCCACGCTTCTGAGGTTTCCATAGGATGTGGCTCCTGACACATGTAGCAGTAGGAGGCGTAGGCAATAGCGCTCTTGGTCTGTTTGCAAATGCACTGAATACATTCTGCCAATCACTTTTTCAGCCCCACGTTGCCTAATTTTCCATGTGTTGTTTGCTTTGTCGAAGACATAATATACTGGGATGTCTGCGTATAATATGTGTCTTGCCTTCTCGTCTTGCTGATTTAATTTGAACCATGCTGTTAATTGTGTTTCACGGCTTGCTGCTCTGTCCGTTGCTGCGCCAATGTCTTCTGGGTTGAAGATTACTGCTTGTTCGTCTGGGAGAtgcactgccagtctatgtactGTATGGGATTGGTAATGCATCTCGAAGCCATTTAGTCGCCATGCTGCTTCTGGGGCGCTGACGTAACGTGAATCCATGTAGGTCTTGATTTCATCATGGGTCAAAGTGTTTGGTTCTTGGATTAGGACATTTGCGCAATCATGGCCCTTGTAGACATATTTGAAAAGGTATTTCACACTCTTAATTGATGCGCAGACTTCGACGTTGATGTGGCAGTTGTATTTAAGTGCTAGAAAGGGGTTATAGGGTACAACCCATCTGTTATCAATTGGTTTTCCTCTGTGTATTTTGCTCTCTccagtgtttcttcttctgtatttGGGGTATCCGTTGATGTTTGAAATAGTCTGATCTTGGTAATCTTTTGGGAAATCTTTGGTGCATTTTTCATTTGACATACATGGTGATTGCCTATTGTGAGTTCCGCATGGGCCATGAATCATATGCTTTGTGACGATTTCATGAAGTTGTGGTGTTTTGACAATGTCTGGGATTTCTGCAGAAACTATACTGTCTATGCACGCGTCAGTTTTTGGTTTGTGGTTTTCTGTCAGGATTagcagtatgtgtgcatgtggcaGTCCTCTTTTCTGGAACTCGATGACATACACCAAGGCTGTGGGTGTTCCAAATATATGCTGTTTGCAGATGTCATTAATCAATGATTTTAGTTTTAGGTGGAAGACTCTTGCCACTAAATCTGGTCGTGATGCAGCTGTTTGGCCATGTTCAAGGTTTTCTACAATTTCACTCCAATTGGGGTTGCATGTCATTGTTATGAAGAGATCTGGTTTGCCGTACTTTCTTACAATCGCCAGGGCATCCTGATAGTTCTGGAGCATGTTTCTAGGGCTACCTGCAAATGAGGATGGCAAGATAAATGTCTTCCCGGGAATGAGGCCTGTTGCAGTGGCTGTTTCATTTAAGTGGTCCATCAATCCAGAGTATTTCTCCACTCTCAATTTTGGCTGATTTTGTCGGACGAAATTGAGTCTATTGGCCTCTGTCTTCACATAAGCATCTACGATGTATTGCTGTGTTAAGCGTCCAGCATTTAGGAAGGGGTTTACATTGTCTCTGATGGATAGACGGTAGCCATAGTATTGCATCTGGGTGACTCGGACTCTTGGTGCACGCGGCTGCTTTGTTAAATCCTTTAAGGCTTGTGGTTGAAGTTGCAAAGGTATGTCTATCCCCCAGCTTTGCTCTCCGTGGGGGAATAGCAATGGGTAAACCATGGCCTCTAGATTGGGGTCTAGGACACTTATTCGCTGTGTTATTTTGTGGTCTGCTTTGCCCATACTTGGTTTGCAGTGGATGAGTAGATCCCTTTCTAGAGGTGGTTCTCCGTCATTGTTTTTGAAAATAAATGCGACCTCATTGTGTTGTGGTGCATTATAACGTCTTGGATCATGCTGACGGTCTTGGACTATTGTTAAGGTCACTTCGTTAATACCATCGTCTGTCTGGTTTGCATCCCTTTGGCACTCTGTTTCTACTTCGTGcagcattttgcaagcttctgcAAATGGATTGTTATTTGCCATTAGTGTACTTAGTGCTTGCATGAGTTGTGGGTTTATATTTGTGTTGGCTGTATTTTGCAATCTAATTTCTGTGGCCTCAGTGGGGTCTAAGATGTATAATTGGGCAAATTGTCGGTCTTGGCCCTGCTGTGGGTGCAGCGTGCCTGTTCTGTGGCAAATGGAGCCATGTATCCTGAAGCAGTACGGCCCATGGCCTGGTGGTGTTACTATGTTTGCTCCCATGGAGGCAAATGCTAGTGAACTATTTATGGATCTGACATTCTCCATGAAGTTTTTGCTGTGTTGATGTTGTCCAGTCATAAGCTGCTTGATGAATGGGTCTGTTGTAATGGGGGGCAGGTTTACTTTCCCCTTTGAGCAGCATTGTGAAAATTTGCGGTCTGTGGGTCTTTCTCCTGCAAAGTGTTTTGCATTGCAAAAGTCACATATCTGGTTCAAGTTTCCACATGTGTGTGGTTGGATGTTGTGTTCCCAAATGTCAGCGATGTTATTAATCATTGCTGTTGTGTGTTTTGCCGCACAGGTCATTTTTTCCTGTTGTGTATGTGGTGTTTGTGAAGTCTGTTTTCGTCTTCTGGCTTTTTTCATGTCTGCATCTTGCCTGCGTTGTAATTGCTGCTTCTCTTGTGTTTGGTTtgctctttttttcccccttttttgcacgttcttctgatgttcttctttcttctcgtCTTCTGTTTTATTGGCTCGTCTAcgtttctctgctgctgcttttttcttgAGCAACTGTTCATGGTGGTCTGTtgtctgtgtttttgtttgttgggtGTCAGCGTTTTCATGTTTTTGCcttgttggttttgtttgtttgtcattttTTGTGCCTTGGCAATGTCTATTTTAGGTTGTAAGTTGAGACATGTGGGTGCAGTAATGTTTTTTTCCGTATTAATTGATATTTCATTGAGAGATGTTGTTGTATGTGTGGTAGCGCTTGTTTCCTTGTTctggtctctctctttttttttcccTTGTCGTTGTAATTGTTGTTTTGTAGcagttttttctcttcttttggcTCTCTCTGTTTCTGCGTGTTGCTTGTGCTTTAATAGTTGTTCCTCTgggctttgcttttctcttctttCAGTGCGTCTTTGCTTGGCTCTGTCATGTTCTCTTTTTTTATCTTCAATTGTTCGCTGTGCTCGTTTTTGTTTTTCTCTGGCGGCTCTTGCTTTCTTAAGCTGCATCTTGTGTGCTAGTATTTCGTCCTCTATCTctttttttgttgtgttttttttttttttttttttgtcctctgGGTGTGGCATGTGTGTTCTGGTTTTGGCCTGGGTTGGCCATATCTGTGTTTTTGTTCTGGCTTATgtggtttggttttttggggggtgggtgggtatttttttATGCTGTTTATGTGAGTGCCTCTGTCTTGTTTCCCCCACCGCCCTTGGTATAGTATAGGGTGGTGAACCCTTCTGAGTTCTCTCTTGATCAAAGGCGAGGTGTACTTAGTATAGCAGTGTCAATTGTTTTATGTATCTTGTTGTGGGGTTGATTTTTtcatgggtttttttattttatctttttggTATTAAAGTTGTTAGGTATGCAATTTCTATAATTAGTCTGGTTTGCAGGGCTGGTATTTTGAATCAGTAGAAATGTAAGGGAGGAATgggttttgaaattccctccttgtcAAAGCCTGACTTTGCTCTGTATACTCTTGCTGGCCTAACCTGAGTGTGTCCAGAGTGCCTTCTCCTTAGCCTTGTCAATTATGGGCTTTAGTGTGGTGAAGGTCTATTCTCCAGAGTCTGCAGGTGTTGGGCTTTTGAAGTTTCTGCAGTGTCTCTCTTTAGAAGTTTTTTGTGCTCCGTAGCTGCTTTCTGCCTGTGGCACTGAAGCAGTTCTCCGCTGGTGGCAGTTGGAATGACAGGTGTTGGGGGGGGAGCGTAGATAACGGGTTTTTTTTCTGTGGGTGGGGGTttttatgctgtgctgttgggggggggagtgctggtctcgcttgtggccactgcctcagttttttgttttttaaattaatgtagtgtgttgtgctttgtgttactttttgtggctgttgtagtgcttagtgttacttttatgttgttgtggtTCTGATCCGGGGGGgcgaggcggtgggggaaagagagcaggagcGACAGAGACGGCACCGGGGAGACAGGGACCATACtccgggggccgagcggaggctGTTCCGTTAAAGCCTGAAAGGGTTAAAGCTGCCCCCGCCGTTGCAGCGaaactcccacccttcctcccagcttcagtgaccacctcaccctggcccttttcagctggctgaaggaaaactggcatagaagagggagagagaagagggagagagaagattgcaagcagtgcttctctctctgcaatgcctcttcctgaactggtgctttggacggaaaggacgcctcttgcgtcctttccgcccaaagcggcagttcgggcagagtctgtgcagagagaggagcgcTGTCTGCgtgctcctcacttcctcttcaatGCCGGTATTTCATCATCCAGCTGacatgggacagggtaaggtggttttggaagttgggagggagggtgggagtttggcggtggcggcgggggcaGCATTCTCCCTGTCAGGCTTTTTCGGAACAGCCTCCACTCAGCCCCCGGAGTTTGCTTCAGGGTTTGTCTCGTTCGGGTCCT of the Hemicordylus capensis ecotype Gifberg chromosome 3, rHemCap1.1.pri, whole genome shotgun sequence genome contains:
- the LOC128350518 gene encoding uncharacterized protein LOC128350518 gives rise to the protein MKKARRRKQTSQTPHTQQEKMTCAAKHTTAMINNIADIWEHNIQPHTCGNLNQICDFCNAKHFAGERPTDRKFSQCCSKGKVNLPPITTDPFIKQLMTGQHQHSKNFMENVRSINSSLAFASMGANIVTPPGHGPYCFRIHGSICHRTGTLHPQQGQDRQFAQLYILDPTEATEIRLQNTANTNINPQLMQALSTLMANNNPFAEACKMLHEVETECQRDANQTDDGINEVTLTIVQDRQHDPRRYNAPQHNEVAFIFKNNDGEPPLERDLLIHCKPSMGKADHKITQRISVLDPNLEAMVYPLLFPHGEQSWGIDIPLQLQPQALKDLTKQPRAPRVRVTQMQYYGYRLSIRDNVNPFLNAGRLTQQYIVDAYVKTEANRLNFVRQNQPKLRVEKYSGLMDHLNETATATGLIPGKTFILPSSFAGSPRNMLQNYQDALAIVRKYGKPDLFITMTCNPNWSEIVENLEHGQTAASRPDLVARVFHLKLKSLINDICKQHIFGTPTALVYVIEFQKRGLPHAHILLILTENHKPKTDACIDSIVSAEIPDIVKTPQLHEIVTKHMIHGPCGTHNRQSPCMSNEKCTKDFPKDYQDQTISNINGYPKYRRRNTGESKIHRGKPIDNRWVVPYNPFLALKYNCHINVEVCASIKSVKYLFKYVYKGHDCANVLIQEPNTLTHDEIKTYMDSRYVSAPEAAWRLNGFEMHYQSHTVHRLAVHLPDEQAVIFNPEDIGAATDRAASRETQLTAWFKLNQQDEKARHILYADIPVYYVFDKANNTWKIRQRGAEKVIGRMYSVHLQTDQERYCLRLLLLHVSGATSYGNLRSVDGIEYPTFQEAAKTRGLINDEKIWDSTLEDAAQYNMPTQIRELFAYICVFASLQNMQELFTKYEPYLIEDYVHKHQQHNKECTVCRDLALQDISKILTIHGKKCTDYGFTYNIHNIEHLNDVYNQAYEQQTAEQMSNTLNDEQRTAMEEIITASQNDELQHRCFFLDGPGGSGKTYLYRTILSTIRSQNEIALPVASTGIAANLLQGGRTYHSQFKLPVPILETSVSNMRLNSQDAKNIKKARIIIWDESTMAPTQAITAVDKLMKEIMENNKPMGGKLFLLGGDFRQTLPVVPHGTQTHIVEACIKFNTLWHTFKILRLHNNVRSKDPDFSKWLIAVGSGDTPHIEGLPENIIEIPSNIICRTNIVKEIFGEQIQVQNFQHIARRSILCPKNSDVDTINDQVLSILEGEEITYHSADSIDDTTEEDAKNYPTEFLNNQTPAGMPKHTLSLKVGAIIMLLRNLNTRKGLCNGTRLIVTSLEKNIIIGQVITGSAQGNMVFIPRIDLAPTCTNLPFTLRRRQYPIKLAFAMTINKSQGQTLEKVGIHLPEPVFSHGQLYVALSRVQSFKDVVVKVLEGPEQGRLIAGSEQIFTKNVVYNEIL